The nucleotide sequence AGTCGATTTCTTGAAAATTGGCATGCAGTATCTGCGAGTTTTTGAGAAAATTCAGCTAGAGATTCTGGAGTGATAGTGTTGTAAGGGTTTTTAAAATAGACCAAAGGCTGGTCTCTAGTTTTTTCCCAGGGTTCATTGTTGCCCACGGCATAAGCAGAGGTGCGATTGACAATTACTAAAGGAACGTCTTGGCGAATGTCCTTAAGTTTTTCTTCCGCCCATAATAAAAATTCACCGCATTTTTCATTTGAGCCATCATTTGATTTGAGCTGTTTGACGCCTAACAGCGTCGGGCAACTCGAATATGCCCAGGCCATGATGCCATCTCTGTCATCAGTAAGTGCAGCGGCCAAACCTGTTGTAACCGCATCTGCGTGGCTGTCACCGATTAAAACCGCTCGCAAATTATTACCACCATAGATACATGAAGGGGATTCAGTGCCGCCTCTTACATAACACTCATTGTATCGAGGGTTTTTGTTGTTACTTTCATTTGCAACGAGTTCAATTGCTTCGGAGAAACGGCCGGGGATTCCTGGCATTGAACGAATTGCAATTCCTATTGCTGCCACTGCTGCGAAAGTACCTAACAGAAAAGCTGCGCCCGATATTTTCCAAAACCGTCCCAAAAATATGCGGGCCGGTGTTTCTACTAAACGGTAAGACAGTTCACCCAACGCCAATGTCAGGGATAGGCCTAAGGCGATAGCAATAAATTCTGTCTGCCGTTCCAAATATGTCAGCGCCACTACGATTGGCCAGTGCCAAAGGTACAAGGAGTAGGAGCGTGTACCGAGCCACTGTGCCAGGGGGCATCCAGTCCAACGGGAAGCAGGTTGCGCAGCCAGCAGCATCGTCGCAGTGCCTATCACGGGCACCATCGCGAGCGCGCCGGGCCAGGGCGATGAAGAGTCAAACCCGAAGATGGAAACAATCACCAGCGTAAGGCCGACCGCTTCAAGTGCTGTACGTTGCCGCGCGGCCAGTGTCCAACGGTTGGCCAACAAGTACGCCAGGCCGCCGGCCAGCATTTCCCAGGCTCGCGTAGGCAGTAGGTAAAAAGCCGCAGAGGGTCGTAGCGACGTTACTACCACTGACAACGCGAGCGAAGCCACCAATCCCGCAACCATTGCAACAAGCACGGGGCGCCTGCCTGGGCGCCACTTCCAAACAGCCAGCAGTACTAACGGTAGCAATAGGTAAAACTGCCACTCAACAGCCAGCGACCAAGTGTGCAGTAGCCATTTTTCGTGCGAAGCGGCATCAAAGTACCCAGCCTCGCGCCAAAACTTGATATTCGAAAGAAAGGCCAAGCTAAATGCCGCATGCGTTCCCAGAATTTGGTAATCGAGGGTCGCCAATGTCCACCATCCTAGGAGGAGCAACACTGCGCACAGCGCGATCAACGCGGGAAGAATGCGGCGCGCCCTTGCAAGGTAGAAATTTAAGACTGAGAAATTTCCGCGCTCCAGGCCCACTACGACGATGCCAGTCATTAAAAAGCCTGAAATCACAAAAAACACGTCGACCCCAACGAAGCCTCCGCCAAAGCCCGGTACGCCAAAGTGATAGAGGATGACGGCGACAACGGCCCAAGCGCGAAGGCCATTGATGTCGTTGCGAAAGCTCGTAGGATTGCTAGATGCAGACTGCATTTTTTTGGCTCATAGGGCGTTGGGGATGGCACGCGGTTGAAAAGAAAGTTCGACGATGAGGCATCGAGCCATCCAGCGACCGGCAACGTGTGCGGGTGATTCTAGTTCTACCGTGACTTGGTATCAAAAAGGCGTCGGCGAGCGCACGACCTCGACTGGCCCGGCGCCAAAGTGAAGGCCATTGGCCGCGCTGGTCGCGTACCGGGAAATAACCTTTTGGCAACTCGGTGACGGAATAGTCGGTGGGCAGGCCTGGGAGGATGTGGGCCTGGTGCCGGCCAGTGGCCTTGCACGGAGCATGCAAAAGTGTGGGGTAGGTTTGGATCACCGGGGCCTTCCGGGCACCACCCACCATGACTGATGGATGGCCGGATCGCTCGGCAGGTGAGGATCAACGCCTACCAGCCGCATTCCCACGCCATCATGGCTCGCAGCCAGCAGTGGTCAAGCTCGTAGAGAAGCGCGTTCTCTGAGGCGGTGGAGCTGGGGAGGATGAATGCTTGTGAAAACGGCATGCCAACGCCAGGCGTCTTCGAATGCATACGCAGCCAGCCGAAGATGAAGTTGGCCTTGGCCTTTTCCGCAGGGAGTAGCTTGCCATCGCGGTAAAGCATATGATGGCATCTCGAGCCTAGGATGATAGACATTTGGGTCAAAGAAAATGCATAGCCTACTTAGCCCGGCTAGACCTGCCTGCTGCGCTTGTGCTTTGCTTAAAGGAGAGAACAGAGTGCGCCAGTTTGCGTTGGCGTATTGCTCAAAAAAATCATAAAAGGAAGCGGGGTAAAGGCTTTGATCTGAACTCCGCCCAAGGATGTTTCGCACCTAAGGCCATTTACGTTGGAGTCGTGCGATGGAGGTGGGGGTTTATGTTTTTTCATGCGTTGTCCTGTTCAAAAGCATTCCGCGCGCCGCAGCGCTGTGCGTGCCAGCAAGCGGGTCGAGTCCAGCGTCGGCAGCGATGAGCTGCCGTCGTTCAGCACTAGCCGCAGCTCGGTACAGCAGAGTACGACGGCACCGCGGTTCTGCGCTTTCAGCCGATCGATCAGCCGCCGCAACACGTCGGTCGACGGGCCTGACCACGCCGCGCACGAGTCCGTCCATGATGATGGGGCCCATCTGCTACGGTTCGTCGGCGCCGGGTCGCACCACCTCGAGCCCTGCCGCCGAGAGCGCCTGCGCGTAGACCTCGTTGTCCACCAGCCAGTGCGTGCAGAGCACGCCGACGCTGCGAAAGCTGTACGGCACCGCCTCGGCCGCAACGACTTCGGCGATATGCAGCCAGGGCCGCGGAGACCTGGGCAGCACAAGGTGCGTCACTTGGTGGATGGTGTTGTCGGGGCAGATCAGAAAGTCGACGCCCGCGACCGCGAGCTTGCTCGCTGAAGACAGCATCAGCTGCCCGAAGCCGTCTAGGTCGCCGCGGTCCAGGCAGTTAAAGTATGCCGCGAGCGAGTGCGTGTGCATCGACACCTCGGGGGCGCGCGTACGCGTGGCCCATGTGGCTCGCCCTTCCACGCAGAGCGTGCAATCGCAGCATTGTCAGGTGAGCATGCCTTGCGAGACATTGAGCGGGTGAAGTTCGCATCGCTGATTCTTGATAGCCAACCTGGCCATCGATAGTAGGCGCCCCGATCGAAGTGAACCACGGGCCGCGCCGTGCCTCCAGCGCGCCCGTCGATGCGTTCGAGCCAAGCGGCCGCGTGTTCAAATTCATGCCCCTTCAGGTTCGCGGCGCCTTCGCGCTGCAGCCGGGTCCAGGCCTCGAAGCACTACCCCACCATGCCGAGCCGCCGATTTGCGCATCGAGCTGGATCCGAAAGGTGAAGCTGGCCACATCGTGTCCTGTACGGTGACTTCCTACCCTGAACTTCGATGACATAGGGACGCTCGCCGCCCATCGTCTCGACCGCCAAGGACCGAGTATGCCGAGACACCGTAGCCGCCTGCCAGGATCATGAGACGGGCCACTTCGCGCTGGCGCGGGGTGTCGCCCCGCGTGTGCACAGGACGCGCCCATATGCGATGCTGTGAAACGCCGCGTGGCCCGTTTGACTTGCGGACAAAGACACGCTCTCCTGCAAGCAGCCGCGGGCTATTGCCCCACCTTGTGCATCCACAGGCTCAGCAGCGCGAGCCGACCCACCAGCGTGCCGCGCTGCGCCGCGCGTAACTGGGCGGGCACGCCGCGCAGCAGCCTGGCGCTGCGCGCGAGCCCGGCCCGCTCGAGTTGCGCGGCCTGCGTTTCGGCGCGCGAGCCGGCGCCGCCGCCCTGGTGGCGCAGGCCCTGGCGCAGCCACAGCGCGAGCAGGTCGGGTGTCGGTGGCGAGCGCGTTGAGCGCGGGCGGCTCCTCGTGCTCGCCCTGCAGCGGCAGCGGGTGCGGCGCGGGTGCCTCGGCCTGCAGCACCACGGCGCGCTGCACGGTCAGCAGGGCCGTCGGCTGCATCACGGGCTCGCCGTCCTGCAGCCGCACGCTGCCGGCCACGGCGCGCAGCGCGCCCCATTCGCCGGCGAGCGCGCGCGCGAGCGCGTCGACGGCGCCGGGCGCGGCCGCGCGATGGGGCAGGGCGAGGTGCAGCGGCGGGACTTCATCGGCAGGCGCGGCCGCTTCCGTGTCGTCCGCCGCGCGCCCGATGCGCGCATGCAGCACCTGCGCCGCCGCATCCCAGTGGCTGGCCAGCACCGCCATGTGTTCGAAGGCCGCCACATGCAACTGGCCCGAGGCGCCCGCCGCGGCACCGCTCGCCGCCTGGCGCGGCCGCACGAAGTCGGGCGGCGTCTCGCGCAGGTGCGCGACCAGTGCCTGCACGCTCGGCTGCTTGAGCGGCGCGACGAGATCGTCCCAGGACTTCGGCGACAGCGGCATCACGCCGGTCTGGCGCGCACCGGGCGCGATGTCGATCTGGCCGTTGGCACGCCGGGTCGCGGTCTTGGTGATGACCTGCCCGCTCGCGAGCTGCCGCAGCGGAAAGCCCGCGACGCGGCGGCCCAGCAGGTTGGCGGGCGTGCCGCCGGCCGTGGCATCGTCGGCGCGCGACCACTGGCGCTCGAGCACCGTCACGGCCTGCGTGTCGGGGTCGGCGAACATCACGCTCGCGCCTTCGCCGCTCTCGTCGGACCAGAGCTCGGCGCCCAGCGACACCAGCCGCAGGTGATCGAGCGCGACCTCGCCCTTCACGCCCACGCCGAGGATCTGGCTCGCGGGCAGTGGCGGCGGCCCGGCCGCGCCGTCGGCATGGGCGGCCGCGCGCAGCCGCGCCCAGAGCTCGGCCATCACGTGCAGCAGGCGCCGCGGATCGAAGCGGCTGCTGCGCGCCTGCTGCGCCTGCAGCAGCATCCAGAGCTCGTCGATGCCGTCCTCCACCCAGCGCCAGCCCAGCGCGCGCGCCTGCTCGCGCGCGGCCTCGAAGCGCGCCGCCAGCGCCATCAGCGGCTGGCTCGAGCCATCGAGCCAGAGCGAGAGGCTCAGCGCCTCGAGCTTCGCCTGCAGCGCGCGCGCGGCCTCGCCGTGCATCAGCGCCGCGGGGCGGTGGCCGTCGCCAGTCTCGTCGTCGGCGGCCGGCGCGCGCACTTCCACCATGCGCTCGGCCGAGCCCCCGGCCAGCGGCCCGGCCTGGCGGAAGGCCCACAGCGCCACCACCACGTGGGCGCAGCCGCTGCCCTGCTTGCAGTCGCAACGCGCATGCACCAGCGAGCTGCGCGAGAAGAAGCGCACGCTGCACATCGGCAGCCGCGCGATCGGCGGCGCGCTCGCGCTGCGCCAGGCCTGTACCGCGACCACGGGCCGCGCGGCGGCCAGGCGCTGGGCCTGCTCGATGACGGAGGGCGCGAAGCTCGCGGCCAGCGCGGCGTCGTCGAAATGGGCCGGGCTCCATTCGCCGCCCGCGGCCGAGGCGTCGACCTCGTCCTTCGCCGGCGTGGCCGAGGGCGCGGGCGCGGCACTGGCCGCCTGCGCCTGGTAGGCCAGCACCAGCATCACGCGGTGCCGGCACATGCCGCTGGCCGGACAGCTGCACTGCGCATCGCGCAGGGTGCGGCCCGGCGGCAGGCTGGTGCGCACGCCGTCGTCGAAACGCGCGCTCACCGTGCCGTCGTCGGCGGTCTCGAGCACCGGCAGCAGGCCGGCCGCCACGTCCTTCTGCGCGCGCTTCACGAAGCCTGCGTTGGCGAGCGCGGTCAGCGCCTCGGGCGTGAGTTCGAGCAGGTCGCCGCGCACCGCCGTCATGCCTGCACCTTCTCGGCCAGCCAGCCCGCGAGCTGGCCCGGCGTCATGGCGCCGATCTGCGCGCCCTCGCGCACCAGCCGCGCGGCCATCTCGCGGTCGTAGCTCGGCTCGGCCTTCGCATCGAGCGCGGCCAGGCCCAGCACCTTGGCGCCGGCCTCCACCAGCGCCTTCACGCGGCGCACCAGCTCGTAGGGGCTGCCGCCCTCGTAGAAGTCGCTGACCAGCACCACGATGGTCTTCGCGGGATTGGCCACCAGCGACTGCGCATAGGCCACCGCCTTGGCGATGTCGGTGCCGCCACCGAGTTGCACCTTCATCAGCAGCTCGACCGGGTCCGACACGTCGGCCGTGAGGTCGACCACCGCGGTGTCGAAGGCCACCAGCCGCGTGCGCATGCCGGGCAGTTGCCAGAGGCAGGCGGCCATCACCGCGCTGTGGATCACCGAGTCGACCATCGAGCCGCTCTGGTCGATCAGCAGGATGATGTCCCAGGGCTCGGCATGGCGCTTGGTGCGGCTGATGAACACCGGCCGCTCGACGTAGAGCTTGCGCCGCTGCGGGTCGTAGCGGTGCAGGTTGGCCGCCAGCGTCTGCTTGAAGTCGAAGTTGCGCGCCACCTTCATGCGCGAGCGCCGGCGCCGGTCGCGGCTGCCGCTGAAGGCCTGCCGCACCTCGGTCGCGAGCTTCTCCATGATGCGCCGCACCACCTCGGCCACCAGCTTGCGCGCGGCCGCGAGCACCTCGGGGTTCATCAGGTGCTTGGTGTGCAGCACGGCCCGCAGCAGCGATTCCGAAGGCTCGATGCGCTCGAGCACCTCGAGGTTGGTCACCACCTCGTCGATGCCGTAGCGCTCCACCGCGTCCTGCTCGAGCCGCTCGATCACCTCCTTGGGAAACAGCGTGTGGATGGCGTTGATCCAGTCGGGCGTGCTGAGCGCCGAGGGCCCGAGGCCGGCGCTGCGTTCGCCGCGCTCGGCGCGGTCGCCGTCGCGGCCGTAGAGCCAGTCGAGCGCGGCGTCGGCCGCCTGCGCCTCGGCGCTCAGGCCGCCGCAGGCCCGCTCGGCCGGATCGCCGAGCAGCAGGCGCCAGCGCTGCAGCGGATCGGGGATGTCGAGGCTCATGGCTGTTCTTCCGTATCCAGGCTCGGCAGGCTCAGGCCCCAGCCGGCCAGGCGCGCGATCGCCGCATCCTCGGCGGCGCGCGCCGCGGCCAGCGCCTCGGGCGCGGCCTCGCCCTCGCGCCGCGCCGTGAGCGCGCGGCGCGACAGGTGGGTGGCATCGTGCAGCGTCAGCACCTGGTCGGCGAGCCGGCCGCGCTCCTGCGGCGGCAGCCAGGCGAAGGCCGCGCGCAGGCTCGGCATGGCGCGCACGAAGTCGGCGTTGTCCAGTGCCTGCACGGTGCGGTCCATGCCGGCGGCGAAGGCGGGCTCGGACGACAGCGTCTCGCGCGCCAGTGCGAGCAGGCCCGTGAGCGCATCGCCGAGCACCGGCGCGGGCATCGCGTGCAGCAACTGCATCGCATCGGCCACGCCGGCCTGCGTGGCTTGCGGCACGCGGTGCGCGAGGCTCAGCGTCGCGCCCAGCGCCGCGCCGCGGCTCAGCGGTGCCGCGCCGGCATCGGCCGCCTTGCGCTGCCACACGGCGAGCGCGCGCGCGGGCTCCACGTCGAGCGGCTCGGCTTGCGCGGCGTCCTCGCGATCGGCCAGCACGTCGGCCACGATGCGGCGCAGCGCGAGGTGGCCCTGCAGGTGCGCGTCGATGTCCGACGGCGCGATCGCGGCGGGCGGCTCGAGCAGCCACAGCGCGCGGTCGAAGCCGGCCTCGATCGCCACCCGCAGCACCGGCGCGTCGGCCATGCCGAGCAGCTGGCCGTGGCGCAGCAGTGTGTGCATCACCGCGAGGGCCGGGCCCATGGCCTCGAAGCGCGGCTCCCGCGCCATCGCCTGCTGCAGCTCGCGCAGCAGCGCGCCGCTGAGCGCCGGCAGGCCGGCCCAGGCGGCCTGGTTGAGGCCCTCGGCCAGCGGACCGATGCGGCCCTGCGCATGGCGCAGCTCGTCCTCGAGCCGCGCGCGCGCCGCGTCGTGCAGGTTGGCGCCCCAGGCGCCGGCCTCGATCAGCGCGGCCTGTTGCTCGAAGGGCTGGCCCAGGGTCCAGACCTCGGTGCGTTCGCCCGACATCGCGAGCTTCGGTCCCTGGCTGCGCACCACGCCGGGCAGGCGCAGCAGCGC is from Variovorax paradoxus and encodes:
- a CDS encoding VWA domain-containing protein, with the protein product MSLDIPDPLQRWRLLLGDPAERACGGLSAEAQAADAALDWLYGRDGDRAERGERSAGLGPSALSTPDWINAIHTLFPKEVIERLEQDAVERYGIDEVVTNLEVLERIEPSESLLRAVLHTKHLMNPEVLAAARKLVAEVVRRIMEKLATEVRQAFSGSRDRRRRSRMKVARNFDFKQTLAANLHRYDPQRRKLYVERPVFISRTKRHAEPWDIILLIDQSGSMVDSVIHSAVMAACLWQLPGMRTRLVAFDTAVVDLTADVSDPVELLMKVQLGGGTDIAKAVAYAQSLVANPAKTIVVLVSDFYEGGSPYELVRRVKALVEAGAKVLGLAALDAKAEPSYDREMAARLVREGAQIGAMTPGQLAGWLAEKVQA
- a CDS encoding acyltransferase, translated to MQSASSNPTSFRNDINGLRAWAVVAVILYHFGVPGFGGGFVGVDVFFVISGFLMTGIVVVGLERGNFSVLNFYLARARRILPALIALCAVLLLLGWWTLATLDYQILGTHAAFSLAFLSNIKFWREAGYFDAASHEKWLLHTWSLAVEWQFYLLLPLVLLAVWKWRPGRRPVLVAMVAGLVASLALSVVVTSLRPSAAFYLLPTRAWEMLAGGLAYLLANRWTLAARQRTALEAVGLTLVIVSIFGFDSSSPWPGALAMVPVIGTATMLLAAQPASRWTGCPLAQWLGTRSYSLYLWHWPIVVALTYLERQTEFIAIALGLSLTLALGELSYRLVETPARIFLGRFWKISGAAFLLGTFAAVAAIGIAIRSMPGIPGRFSEAIELVANESNNKNPRYNECYVRGGTESPSCIYGGNNLRAVLIGDSHADAVTTGLAAALTDDRDGIMAWAYSSCPTLLGVKQLKSNDGSNEKCGEFLLWAEEKLKDIRQDVPLVIVNRTSAYAVGNNEPWEKTRDQPLVYFKNPYNTITPESLAEFSQKLADTACQFSRNRLVYLVRPIPEMGIDVPKAMSRAMILGRYKEISISLEDYHQRHATVWAAQDSARDRCGVKILDPLPYLCKDGRCNGAKNGHPLYVDDDHLSEFGNKLLVPMFAEVFRTIDKPIQY